Proteins encoded together in one Orcinus orca chromosome 13, mOrcOrc1.1, whole genome shotgun sequence window:
- the GPATCH11 gene encoding G patch domain-containing protein 11 isoform X2, producing the protein MMKGGDLCTGCDYPSHHHQYSHPWFCHMKLKMAEEEDYMSDSFINVQEDIRPGLPMLRQIREAHRKEEKQQEANLKNKRKSLKEEEQERRDIGLKNALGCENKGFALLQKMGYKSGQALGKSGDGIVEPIPLNVTTGKSGIGHEALLKRKAEEKLESYRRKIHMKKEVEERAAEQFRMRLKNKQDEMKLEGDLRRSQRACQQLDTQKNIQVPREAWYWLRLEEETEEEEEEEKEQDEDEYKSEDLSVLEKLQILTSYLREEHLYCIWCGTAYEDKEDLSSNCPGPTSADHD; encoded by the exons ATGATGAAAGGCGGTGATCTGTGCACTGGCTGTGACTACCCATCACACCATCACCAATATTCCCACCC ATGGTTTTGCCATATGAAGCTGAAAATGGCAGAAGAGGAGGACTATATGTCTGATTCCTTCATTAATGTCCA AGAAGATATCAGACCAGGCTTGCCAATGCTGAGGCAAATCCGAGAAGCCCAtcgaaaagaagaaaagcaacaggaagctaatttgaaaaataagcGGAAgagtttaaaagaagaagaacaagagAGACGTGACATTGGACTGAAGAATGCACTAGGCTGTGAAAACAAAGGGTTTGCTTTGCTCCAGAAGATGGGATATAAAAGTGGTCAGGCCCTTGGCAAAAGTG gagacgGTATTGTTGAACCAATTCCTCTTAATGTCACAACAG GAAAAAGTGGCATTGGTCATGAGGCATTACTAAAACggaaagcagaggaaaaattGGAAAGCTACAGAAGAAAGATTCACATGAAAAAAGAAGTTGAAGAAAGAGCTGCAGAACAGTTTCG AATGCGACTTAAAAATAAGCAAGATGAAATGAAGCTAGAAGGAGATCTTAGAAGAAGCCAGAGAGCCTGTCAACAGTTGGATACTCAGAAG AATATTCAGGTTCCCAGGGAGGCATGGTACTGGTTGAGGcttgaagaagaaactgaagaagaggaagaggaagaaaaagaacaagatgaAGATGAATATAAGAGTGAAGACTTAAGT GTActggaaaaattacaaatattgaCTAGTTATTTAAGAGAAGAACATCTGTATTGTATTTGGTGTGGAACAGCCTATGAAG ATAAAGAAGACCTGTCTTCAAATTGCCCAGGACCAACTTCTGCAGATCATGACTAA
- the GPATCH11 gene encoding G patch domain-containing protein 11 isoform X3 — translation MKLKMAEEEDYMSDSFINVQEDIRPGLPMLRQIREAHRKEEKQQEANLKNKRKSLKEEEQERRDIGLKNALGCENKGFALLQKMGYKSGQALGKSGDGIVEPIPLNVTTGKSGIGHEALLKRKAEEKLESYRRKIHMKKEVEERAAEQFRMRLKNKQDEMKLEGDLRRSQRACQQLDTQKNIQVPREAWYWLRLEEETEEEEEEEKEQDEDEYKSEDLSVLEKLQILTSYLREEHLYCIWCGTAYEDKEDLSSNCPGPTSADHD, via the exons ATGAAGCTGAAAATGGCAGAAGAGGAGGACTATATGTCTGATTCCTTCATTAATGTCCA AGAAGATATCAGACCAGGCTTGCCAATGCTGAGGCAAATCCGAGAAGCCCAtcgaaaagaagaaaagcaacaggaagctaatttgaaaaataagcGGAAgagtttaaaagaagaagaacaagagAGACGTGACATTGGACTGAAGAATGCACTAGGCTGTGAAAACAAAGGGTTTGCTTTGCTCCAGAAGATGGGATATAAAAGTGGTCAGGCCCTTGGCAAAAGTG gagacgGTATTGTTGAACCAATTCCTCTTAATGTCACAACAG GAAAAAGTGGCATTGGTCATGAGGCATTACTAAAACggaaagcagaggaaaaattGGAAAGCTACAGAAGAAAGATTCACATGAAAAAAGAAGTTGAAGAAAGAGCTGCAGAACAGTTTCG AATGCGACTTAAAAATAAGCAAGATGAAATGAAGCTAGAAGGAGATCTTAGAAGAAGCCAGAGAGCCTGTCAACAGTTGGATACTCAGAAG AATATTCAGGTTCCCAGGGAGGCATGGTACTGGTTGAGGcttgaagaagaaactgaagaagaggaagaggaagaaaaagaacaagatgaAGATGAATATAAGAGTGAAGACTTAAGT GTActggaaaaattacaaatattgaCTAGTTATTTAAGAGAAGAACATCTGTATTGTATTTGGTGTGGAACAGCCTATGAAG ATAAAGAAGACCTGTCTTCAAATTGCCCAGGACCAACTTCTGCAGATCATGACTAA
- the GPATCH11 gene encoding G patch domain-containing protein 11 isoform X1 produces MQDLKLQLRIRLCILRRSQGNSYTQWFCHMKLKMAEEEDYMSDSFINVQEDIRPGLPMLRQIREAHRKEEKQQEANLKNKRKSLKEEEQERRDIGLKNALGCENKGFALLQKMGYKSGQALGKSGDGIVEPIPLNVTTGKSGIGHEALLKRKAEEKLESYRRKIHMKKEVEERAAEQFRMRLKNKQDEMKLEGDLRRSQRACQQLDTQKNIQVPREAWYWLRLEEETEEEEEEEKEQDEDEYKSEDLSVLEKLQILTSYLREEHLYCIWCGTAYEDKEDLSSNCPGPTSADHD; encoded by the exons atgcaggacCTCAAGCTCCAGCTCAGAATCAGACTCTGCATTTTAAGAAGATCCCAGGGCAATTCATATACACA ATGGTTTTGCCATATGAAGCTGAAAATGGCAGAAGAGGAGGACTATATGTCTGATTCCTTCATTAATGTCCA AGAAGATATCAGACCAGGCTTGCCAATGCTGAGGCAAATCCGAGAAGCCCAtcgaaaagaagaaaagcaacaggaagctaatttgaaaaataagcGGAAgagtttaaaagaagaagaacaagagAGACGTGACATTGGACTGAAGAATGCACTAGGCTGTGAAAACAAAGGGTTTGCTTTGCTCCAGAAGATGGGATATAAAAGTGGTCAGGCCCTTGGCAAAAGTG gagacgGTATTGTTGAACCAATTCCTCTTAATGTCACAACAG GAAAAAGTGGCATTGGTCATGAGGCATTACTAAAACggaaagcagaggaaaaattGGAAAGCTACAGAAGAAAGATTCACATGAAAAAAGAAGTTGAAGAAAGAGCTGCAGAACAGTTTCG AATGCGACTTAAAAATAAGCAAGATGAAATGAAGCTAGAAGGAGATCTTAGAAGAAGCCAGAGAGCCTGTCAACAGTTGGATACTCAGAAG AATATTCAGGTTCCCAGGGAGGCATGGTACTGGTTGAGGcttgaagaagaaactgaagaagaggaagaggaagaaaaagaacaagatgaAGATGAATATAAGAGTGAAGACTTAAGT GTActggaaaaattacaaatattgaCTAGTTATTTAAGAGAAGAACATCTGTATTGTATTTGGTGTGGAACAGCCTATGAAG ATAAAGAAGACCTGTCTTCAAATTGCCCAGGACCAACTTCTGCAGATCATGACTAA
- the GPATCH11 gene encoding G patch domain-containing protein 11 isoform X4 gives MSRDGIVEPIPLNVTTGKSGIGHEALLKRKAEEKLESYRRKIHMKKEVEERAAEQFRMRLKNKQDEMKLEGDLRRSQRACQQLDTQKNIQVPREAWYWLRLEEETEEEEEEEKEQDEDEYKSEDLSVLEKLQILTSYLREEHLYCIWCGTAYEDKEDLSSNCPGPTSADHD, from the exons ATGTCCA gagacgGTATTGTTGAACCAATTCCTCTTAATGTCACAACAG GAAAAAGTGGCATTGGTCATGAGGCATTACTAAAACggaaagcagaggaaaaattGGAAAGCTACAGAAGAAAGATTCACATGAAAAAAGAAGTTGAAGAAAGAGCTGCAGAACAGTTTCG AATGCGACTTAAAAATAAGCAAGATGAAATGAAGCTAGAAGGAGATCTTAGAAGAAGCCAGAGAGCCTGTCAACAGTTGGATACTCAGAAG AATATTCAGGTTCCCAGGGAGGCATGGTACTGGTTGAGGcttgaagaagaaactgaagaagaggaagaggaagaaaaagaacaagatgaAGATGAATATAAGAGTGAAGACTTAAGT GTActggaaaaattacaaatattgaCTAGTTATTTAAGAGAAGAACATCTGTATTGTATTTGGTGTGGAACAGCCTATGAAG ATAAAGAAGACCTGTCTTCAAATTGCCCAGGACCAACTTCTGCAGATCATGACTAA